One region of Roseicitreum antarcticum genomic DNA includes:
- a CDS encoding isocitrate lyase/PEP mutase family protein: MRQNGLLDGAARLRARLSRGGILACPGAADALSARLVADAGFGAVYMTGLGVTASRLGTPDLGLMTQSEMAEQARAFVRACDLPVIADADTGYGGPLNVRRTVQEYAQAGVAALHLEDQETPKRCGQLAGVRLVSRAQAVGRLRAAVAARDEMQTDTLLIGRTDALQPEGLAAALDRAHAYRGTGVDLVFVDGVKTRAEVEGIARGLEGPKVVSLVDGTDAASLTLSELDDMGFSVALYAVTALFGAIAGARAALLDLRQNQHPAALPPATYADYAKIVGLSEHQHFAHLHEDEG; this comes from the coding sequence ATGAGGCAGAACGGCTTGCTGGACGGCGCCGCGCGGCTGCGGGCGCGGCTGTCGCGCGGGGGCATCCTGGCATGCCCGGGTGCGGCCGACGCGCTGAGCGCGCGGCTGGTGGCCGATGCAGGGTTCGGGGCGGTGTATATGACAGGGCTGGGGGTCACCGCGTCACGGCTGGGCACGCCGGACCTCGGCCTGATGACCCAGTCCGAAATGGCAGAGCAGGCCCGCGCCTTCGTCCGCGCCTGTGATCTGCCTGTGATCGCCGATGCCGATACCGGCTATGGTGGGCCACTGAACGTCCGGCGCACCGTGCAAGAATACGCGCAGGCCGGGGTGGCGGCGCTGCATCTGGAGGATCAGGAAACCCCCAAACGCTGCGGGCAGCTGGCGGGCGTGCGGCTGGTCAGCCGCGCACAGGCGGTCGGACGGCTGCGCGCCGCCGTCGCCGCGCGCGATGAGATGCAGACCGACACGCTGCTGATCGGACGCACCGACGCGCTGCAACCCGAAGGGCTGGCCGCCGCACTGGACCGCGCCCACGCCTATCGCGGCACCGGGGTGGATCTGGTGTTTGTCGATGGGGTAAAGACCCGGGCAGAAGTTGAGGGAATCGCGCGTGGCCTGGAGGGGCCGAAGGTTGTCAGCCTGGTTGACGGTACCGATGCGGCATCGCTGACACTTTCGGAACTGGACGATATGGGCTTTTCCGTAGCGCTTTATGCGGTGACGGCGCTCTTCGGCGCGATTGCAGGGGCAAGGGCCGCCCTGTTGGACCTGCGGCAAAACCAGCACCCAGCCGCCCTGCCCCCAGCC
- a CDS encoding GntR family transcriptional regulator, translating to MALTRIIPAKSLAETAADQIRDAILSGTFRLGEKISEDRVVEMLGVSRTPIRDAMALLTHEGLVVVRPKRGTFVFETSPDDIKAICTYREIIETQGVRVALHVARDAYLAELSSIVAKMQSALDGDDADAYGRLDTRFHNAAFDHCGNSYLRDANALVTGRIAALRANITAPYAARRAESFQEHKMMTSLLPEGRMDDFDTLLRCHIARTETVYSRALADGHLGGNITMVEGQR from the coding sequence ATGGCGCTGACCCGCATCATCCCCGCCAAATCGCTGGCCGAAACCGCTGCGGACCAGATCCGCGATGCCATCCTGTCGGGCACCTTCCGTCTGGGCGAGAAGATCTCGGAAGATCGCGTGGTCGAGATGCTGGGCGTCTCGCGCACGCCGATCCGGGATGCAATGGCGCTGCTGACGCATGAGGGGCTGGTGGTGGTGCGGCCCAAACGCGGCACCTTCGTATTCGAGACCTCGCCCGACGACATCAAAGCGATCTGCACATACCGCGAAATCATCGAGACACAGGGCGTGCGCGTCGCACTGCACGTGGCGCGCGATGCCTATCTGGCGGAATTGTCGTCGATCGTGGCAAAGATGCAAAGTGCGCTGGACGGCGACGATGCAGATGCGTACGGCCGCCTTGATACAAGGTTCCACAATGCCGCCTTCGACCATTGCGGCAACTCTTACCTGCGCGATGCCAATGCCCTTGTTACCGGGCGGATCGCGGCGCTGCGCGCCAACATCACGGCCCCCTATGCCGCGCGGCGGGCCGAGTCTTTTCAGGAACACAAGATGATGACATCGCTGTTGCCGGAAGGGCGGATGGATGATTTCGACACGCTATTGCGCTGTCATATCGCGCGCACCGAAACCGTCTACAGCCGCGCACTGGCCGATGGGCATCTGGGCGGAAACATCACAATGGTGGAGGGCCAACGATGA
- a CDS encoding tripartite tricarboxylate transporter permease encodes MLANIADALPLVLTWHMAGVILACAAFGLFVGAVPGLSATMATALLVPITFFMDPVPAIAAIVTTAAMAIFASDIPAALVRIPGTAASAAYINDLSALTQKGRVARALGIAVSASAIGGVFGSLVLMVAAPQLAIISLNFTSFEYFWLALLGLSAAVMLGTGSILKSLMSLLFGLLIASIGMETTSGYPRFTFGMTSLLGGVAFVPALIGMFAIPELIRTFVNREITAPVAPVGNPLGMFKGVGAFLWRSKLNLLRGSTVGTIIGILPGAGSDIGSWISYAVSKRFSKTPEEYGKGSETGLVEACAANNSALSGAYVPAMVFGIPGDSITAIVIGVLYIKGLNPGPMVFLTSGDTIMAIFLVFLIANLLIVPLGLLAVALASQVLRVPKLTLAPLILAFCIVGSYSIDSSATGIVIMLVLGTFAYLMEENGFPVAPAILGIVMGLLVERNFVTSLIKADASILGFVERPIAAGLALLVLVVWVTPAILWLRQRRRAVTSWR; translated from the coding sequence ATGCTGGCCAATATTGCCGATGCACTGCCACTGGTCCTGACCTGGCACATGGCTGGGGTCATTCTGGCGTGTGCGGCCTTCGGCCTCTTCGTTGGCGCCGTGCCAGGCCTGTCGGCCACCATGGCGACCGCGCTGCTGGTACCGATCACGTTTTTCATGGACCCGGTGCCTGCGATTGCCGCCATCGTGACCACGGCCGCGATGGCGATTTTTGCCTCTGACATTCCCGCAGCCCTGGTCCGCATCCCCGGCACCGCCGCATCGGCCGCCTATATCAACGACCTGAGCGCCCTGACGCAGAAGGGCCGTGTCGCCCGCGCGCTGGGCATTGCGGTCAGCGCATCAGCCATCGGCGGGGTGTTCGGCTCGCTGGTCTTGATGGTCGCCGCGCCACAACTGGCGATCATTTCGCTGAACTTCACCTCGTTCGAGTACTTCTGGCTGGCGCTGCTGGGCCTGTCGGCAGCGGTGATGCTGGGCACAGGGTCGATCCTGAAATCGCTGATGTCGCTGCTGTTCGGCCTGTTGATCGCCAGCATCGGGATGGAGACAACTTCCGGCTATCCGCGTTTCACCTTCGGCATGACCTCATTGCTGGGTGGGGTTGCCTTCGTGCCCGCCCTGATCGGCATGTTCGCAATCCCCGAACTTATCCGTACCTTCGTCAACCGCGAAATCACCGCGCCGGTGGCCCCGGTGGGCAACCCGCTGGGAATGTTCAAAGGTGTGGGTGCGTTTCTTTGGCGATCAAAGCTGAACCTGCTGCGCGGGTCTACCGTGGGCACAATCATCGGCATCCTGCCCGGCGCGGGATCCGACATCGGATCGTGGATTTCCTACGCCGTTTCCAAGCGGTTCTCGAAGACACCCGAGGAATACGGCAAGGGCAGCGAAACCGGGCTGGTGGAGGCCTGCGCGGCGAATAATTCGGCCCTTTCGGGCGCCTATGTCCCGGCGATGGTGTTCGGTATTCCGGGCGACAGCATCACCGCAATCGTCATCGGCGTCCTGTATATCAAAGGGCTGAATCCCGGGCCGATGGTCTTCCTGACCTCGGGTGATACGATCATGGCGATCTTCCTGGTGTTTCTGATCGCCAACCTGCTGATCGTTCCGCTGGGCCTTCTGGCTGTCGCGCTGGCATCGCAGGTGTTGCGCGTGCCGAAGCTGACACTCGCGCCATTGATCCTGGCATTTTGTATCGTGGGATCGTATTCCATCGACTCTTCCGCAACGGGTATTGTCATCATGCTGGTTCTGGGTACCTTTGCGTATCTGATGGAAGAAAACGGATTTCCGGTTGCACCGGCAATTCTGGGTATCGTGATGGGGCTTTTGGTGGAACGCAATTTTGTCACATCGCTGATCAAGGCCGACGCGAGCATCCTGGGCTTTGTGGAGCGGCCGATTGCCGCCGGGCTGGCGCTGCTGGTTCTGGTGGTCTGGGTCACGCCCGCCATCTTGTGGTTGCGCCAGCGACGCCGGGCAGTCACATCATGGCGCTGA